The DNA region GTCGTCACGGGAGACCTCCGATGCCGACCAGTGTACCGGCACCGGCATCAAGAGCGCGTGAAGGCCGGCGGCCGTGCGCATAAAAAGGTCATGAAAGACCGCGCCGCATCCTCCGCGCGCGCCCGCGACGGCGCAGATTGCTGGAGTCCGCGCGTCCCGTCCCGTCCGCCAACACCTCGTGCTCGCCGGCACCCTCCTGGCGCTCGTCATCGACGACGAGCCGCAGATCCGACGCGTCGTCGGCAACGCGTTGACCGCCGCGCCGCTCGTCGTCCCCGGCGCGCCCGAGGAGGACGGCCTCGCGGTGCGCGTGCTCGAGTCGGGAACGGGGCGCGCGGGCGTGGACCTCGTGGCGGCCGAGGCGCCGGGGCTCGTGATCCTCGACCTCGGGCTCCCCGACATGAACGGGATCGACGTCTGCCGCGAGATCCGGCGCTGGTCCGCGGTGCCGATCATCGTGCTGTCTGCTCGGCACGCGGACACCGAGAAGGCCGCGCTGCTCGATGCCGGCGCGGACGACTACATGACCAAGCCGTTCAGCACCGTGGAGCTGCTCGCGCGGGTGCGCACGCAGCTCCGCCGCGCGCGCGCCGACCACCGTGAGGAGGCGGCGGTGGTGACGTTCGGCGACGTCGCCGTGGACCTGCAGCGCCGGCGAGTCGAGCGCGGCGGCGCGCTGCTGCACCTCACGCCCACCGAGTGGGCGCTGCTCCGCACGCTCGTCGGCCATCCGCGCCAGACGCTCACGCACCGCCAGCTCTTCCACGCCGTGTGGGGCAACGCCGGCGGCGACGCGCAGCAGTACCTGCGCGTCTACGTGGGCCACCTGCGGCGCAAGATCGAGGGCGACCCGGTGCGCCCGCGCTTCATCCAGACGGAGCCGGGCGTCGGCTACCGCTTCGAGCCCGACGGGACGATGCCCGCGTGAGCCGCACCCCGGCGGGAGGCACGCTCCGGCAGTGGCTCGCGTGGCTGGCCGTGCTGGCCGCGCTCACCGTCGGCATGCTGTCCGTGCGCGACCGCCTCGACAAGGCGCACGTCGCGCTCGGCTTCCTGCTCGTGGTGCTCGGCGCCAGCGCGGCGGCAGGGCGAGCGCTCGGGCTGACCGTCGCGGCGGCGGCGTTCGTCGCGTTCAACCTCTTCTTCCTGCCGCCGTACCACACGCCCGTCATCGCCGATCCGCTGGACTGGCTGGTGCTGCTGGCGTTCCTGGTGACGAGCATCGTCGCCGCGCAGCTGCTGTACCGCGCGAACGCCACCGCGGACGCCGCGCTGCGCCGCGCCGCGGAGGTGGACCGCCTCGCCACGCTCGGCGCCGAGACGCTGAGCGCCCCCGATGCCGACGCGGCGCTGCGGGCGATCGTCGCCGTCATCCGCACGACGGTCGGCGTCGACGCGTGCGAGGTGTTCCGGCGCGGCCAGGTGGACGAGGGGCCGACCGGTGGCCTGGTGGGTTGGGTGGTGCGGCACGGCCGCAGCGCCGCCGAGCTGTCGGACGGCACGGTGCGCATGGCGCCGGGCGGCGGCGGCCCCGCCGCGACGACGGCGGGCGTCGACTACGTGGTGCACGGCCCCGAGTCGCTGCCCGGCTGGCGTGGCGCACGACCTCCCGACACCGGCGACGTCCGCGCCCTGCTGCTGCCGCTCGTGGTGCGCGAGCAGACGGTGGGCGTGCTGCGCATCGCGTCGTCGGCCGGCGTGTCGCTCTCCGCCGAGGCGGCGCGCCTGCTCGTCGCGCTCGCGTACTACGCCGCGCTGGGCGTCGAGCGCGTGCGCCTCGTGGAGACGGCCGAGCGCGCGGAGGCGGAGCGGCGCGTGGAGTCGCTGCGCAGCGCGCTGCTGATGGCGGTGTCGCACGACCTGCGCACGCCGCTGACGACCATCAAGGGGATCGCGCACGAGGTGGCGACCGGCGCGAGCCCCGCGCGGGCCGCGATCATCGAGGCCGAGGCGGATCGGCTGAACGCGCTCGTGGGCGACCTGCTGGACCTGTCGCGCATCCAGGCGGGCGCCGTGTCGCCGAACGTCGCGGTGAACACGGCCGACGAGCTGGTGGGCGCGGCGCTGCAGCGGGCCGCGGGCGCGCTCGGCGAGCGCGCGGTCGTGGTGGACCTGCCGCCCGACGAGCTGCTGGCGGGACGCTTCGACTTCACGCAGGCGCTGCGCGTGCTCGTGAACCTGCTGGAGAACGCGGCCAAGTACGCGCCGGCCGACACGCCGGTGACGGTGCGCGCGCGGCGCGACGGCGCGTGGCTCGTGCTGGCAGTGCTCGACGAGGGGCCCGGCGTGCCGGAGTCGGAGCGCGAGCGCATCTTCGAGCCGTTCTACCGGCCGCCCGGCACGCCGCCCGACGTGCGCGGCACGGGGCTCGGCCTCTCGATCGCGCGCGGGCTGGCCGCGGCGCAGCAGGGCACCGTGCGCTACGAGCCGCGCACCGGCGGCGGCTCGGCGTTCGTGTTCGCGCTGCCGGCCACCGACGCCGTGCTGCCGGAGGACGACGACAGCGACGACGGCGAGCCCGCATCGGCGGGCTGACGCGCGGTCGCGGCGCGGAGGTAGAGCCAGCCCACCACGCCCGTGACGGTCGACGCCGCGAGCACGCCGATCTTCGCCGCGTCGAGCAGCAGCTGCCCGTCGGCGGTGCCGGGCGGGAACGCCAGGCCGGCGACGAACAGCGCCATCGTGAAGCCGATGCCGCCGAGGATCCCGATGCCGGCGAGCGCGCGCCAGGTGGCGCCGCGCGGCAGCGCGCCGACGCCCAGGCGCACGGCCAGCCACGAGAAGAGGAAGATGCCGACCGGCTTGCCGACCAGCAGCCCGAGCGCGGCGCCCATCGTCACCGCGGTGGCCGCGCCCGCGCGCAGCGCGCCCAGATCCAGCGTCACGCCCGCGTTGGCGAGCGCGAACAGCGGCATGATCCCGAACGAGACGATGCCGTGCAGCGCGTGCTCCAGCCGGATGAGCGGCGGCTGCACCTGCTCGCACAGCGTCTCCAGCTCCTCCACCGTGCGGTGATGCTCGCTGTTGGAGAGGACCGTGACGCCGGGGTCGCTCTCGGTCACGTGTGCGGCCGCGTCGAACTCCTCGAGCGCGCGGCGCGCGCCCGCCAGGAACTGCCACTCGTGGATGCGTGTGCGCACCGGGATGGTGAACGCGAGCAGCACGCCAGCGACGGTGGCGTGCACGCCGGAGACGAGGACCGCGGCCCACAGCGCGAGCCCGATCGCGCCGTAGGCCCACGGGCGGCGCACGCCGGCGCGGTTGGCGCCCGCGGCGAGCAGCAGCAGCACCGCCGACATGCCCAGCGCGCCGACGTTCACGCTGCCCGAGTAGAAGATCGCGATCACCAGCACCGCGCCGATGTCGTCCGCGATCGCGAGCGCCGCCAGGAACACCTTGAGCCCCACCGGCACGCGGTCCCCGAGCAGCGCGAGCACGCCGAGCGCGAACGCGATGTCGGTGGCCATCGGGATGCCCCAGCCGGGCGCGCCCGGGCCGCCCGCGTTGAGCAGCGCGTAGATCGCCGCCGGCACGACCATCCCGCCGAGCGCCGCGACGAGCGGCAGCGCCGCGCCGCGCGCCGACGACAGCTCGCCGGCCAGCACCTCGCGCTTGATCTCGAGCCCCACCACGAAGAAGAACACGGCCATCAGGCCGTCGTTCACGAGGTAGTGGAGCGTCGCGCGCCACTCCGTCGCGCCGATGGTGAGCGCCAGCGGCGTCTCCCACAGGTGGTGGTAGGCGGCGGCCCACGGCGAGTTCGCCCACGCGATCGCCACCACCGCGGCCGCGAGCAGCACGACGCCGCTGGCCGACTGCAGCCGCGCGAACTGTCGGAAGGGCGCGAGCACGCGCTCGACGAGCGGCGGCGGGAGATCGGGTGCGAGAGCGGGCACGGCGGACGGGTCGTGAGACGGAGGGCGGCGCAGGGCCGACGGGATGGGTGGCCAGGGCGCGGACCGCGCACAAGGGGTGCGCCACGACACGCGGCGGCGGCGTCGTCCGGTGGCGGGACGGCCGCCCGCCGCGTACGATGCCGTCGCGGCCAGGGCGGCCGCGCATCGGACCCCGGGGGAGGCGTGACGGTCATGGATCAGAAGGTCGTCGAGGCGGCGCGTGCCGCGTTCAGGGCGGGCGGCAACGGCATCGTGCTCGGCGCGTGCGTGCACGGCGGCGAGGCGCATCCCGAGCCGCTGATCACCGTGCCACTGGCGATGATGAACCGCCACGGCCTGATCGCGGGCGCCACCGGCACCGGCAAGACCAAGACGCTGCAGCTGATCGCCGAGCAGCTCTCGGCCGCGGGCGTGCCCGTGTTCCTGGCCGACGTGAAGGGCGACATGTCCGGCGTCGCCGCGCCCGGCGAGACGGGCCCGCGCGTCACGCAGCGCGCCAGCGAGACCGGGTACCAGTGGCACCCGACCGCGTTCCCGGTCGAGTTCCTGAGCCTCACCGGCGCCCACGGCGCGCAGCTGCGCGCCACGGTGTCGAGCTTCGGGCCGCTGCTGCTCGCCAAGGTCCTCGGCCTCAACGAGACGCAGACCAGCGTGCTCGCGCTGGTGTTCAAGTACTGCGACGACAAGGGGCTCCTGCTGCTCGACCTGAGCGACCTGCGCGCCGTGCTGCAGCACCTCGCGGGCGACGGCGCGTCGGAGCTCGCGGAGTACGGCGGGATGTCGAAGCAGACCGTCGGCGTGCTGCTGCGCGAGATGGTGGAGCTGGAGCAGCAGGGCGCGGGGAAGTTCTTCGGCGAGCCGGAGTTCGACCTCAACGACCTGCTGCAGGTCGAGCGCGACGGGCGCGGCCTCATCTCCGTGCTGGAGCTGAAGGACACGCAGGACAAGCCGGCGCTCTTCTCCACGTTCATGATGTGGATGCTGGCGCGCCTCTACAACAACCTCCCCGAGGCGGGCGACCTGGAGAAGCCGAAGCTCGTCTTCTTCTTCGACGAGGCGCACCTGCTGTTCGAGGGGGCGAGCAAGGACTTCGAGGAGCAGATCGAGCGCGTCGTGCGCCTCGTGCGCTCCAAGGGCGTGGGCGTCTTCTTCATCACGCAGAGCCCGAAGGACATCCCCGCCGACATCCTGGGCCAGCTGGGCAACCGCGTGCAGCACGCGCTGCGCGCCTTCACGCCCGACGACGAGAAGGCGCTGCGCGCCGCCGCACGCACCTTCCCCAAGACGACGTTCTACGACGTCGAGGAGACGCTGACGACGCTCGGCATCGGCGAGGCGCTGGTGACGGTCCTGAGCCCCACCGGCGCGCCCACGCCGCCATTCGTGTCGCGCATGGTGCCGCCCGCGTCGCGCATGGGCCCCCTCACCGACGCGGAGCTGCAGCAGCGGCTCGCGAATTCGGCGCAGGTGAAGGAGTACGCGACGGCCGTCGATCGCGAGAGCGCGCGCGAGATGCTGACCGAGCGGGCGGCCGCGAAGGCCGCCGCGACCGCGGAGGCGGAGCGCGCGGAGATGGAGGACGCGGAGGTGGCGGCGCCGGCGCGCGTGCAGGAGCGTGCACCCGCGTCGCGCAGCCGCGCGGCGAAGGAGCCGCCCAGCACGTTCGAGCAGATCCTCAAGTCGCCGGTCACGCGCACCGTCGCCGGCGCGATCACGCGTGGCCTGATGGGCGCGCTGCTCGGCGGCACCACGCGCCGGCGGCGCCGCTGAGCACACGGCGCGGCGGCCGGCGGCGCCTGGGGCGGCGCGTCCGCGAGACCGCGGCGCGCCACCCCACGTGGCTGGAGTGGCTCACGCGCGTGGGCTACGTCGCGCGCGGCGTCGTCTACCTGCTGGTGGGCGGCACGGGGCTGTTCGTCGCGGTGGGGCTCGCGGAGCGCGCGCGCGGGTCGTCCGACGCGATCCGGCTGCTCACGCAGCTCCCGATGGGGCGCGTGCTGATCGCCGCGCTGACCGTGGGACTCGTCGGCTACTCGACGCTCTCCTTCGTCGCCGCGGTGCGCGCGCCCGAGGGCACGACCGGCGCGCGCGGCGCGATCGTGCGCGCCGCCGACGCGATCGCGGGGCTCGTGTACGCGGGGCTCTCGGCGCTCGCGGTGCGCCTGCTCGCCGATCCCACCGCGGACACCGGCTCGGCCAGCGAGCAGTGGGCCGCGCGCCTGCTCGCGCTGTCCGGCGGCCGCACGCTGATGGCGGTCGCGGGGCTCGTCGTCGCGTGCGCGGGCGGCTACCTCGCCTACAAGTCGATCGCGCTCCCGGTGACCGCCCAGCTGGAGCGGCGGAAGGTCTCGCCTGCGGTCGTGCGCGCGGTGGTGTGGCTGGCGCGCATGGGATTGGCCGCGCGCGCGGTGCTGTTCACGCTCTGCGGGGCGCTCCTGATGCGCGCCGCGGCCACGGGCGAGCCGCGGCGCGTGGGCGGGCTGGGCGACGCCCTCGACACGCTGGCCGACGCGCCGGCGGGGCCGGTGGTCGTGGGGCTGGTGGCGCTGGGCTGCGTCGCGTACGGCGTCTACCAGCTGGCCAAGGCGCGCTGGCGGCGCGTGCGGCTCGGCGCGCCCACCGAGGCGGCGGACCAGGTGGCGGTGACGGCGGGCGCGACGCACGGGTAGGGCAGGGGGTCCGCGCACGTCACCCGCCTCCCTCGTCGCACGAGGTCCGCATGCGCACACCCGTCGTCCTCGCCGCTGGAATCGCCGCTGGACTCGCGCTCACGTTCCTCGTGGGCACCGTCGCCACCTCGCGCGCGGCCCGGCCGTCCGACACCGACGTCGCCGAGTCGCGCGCGGCCGCGCGGGCCGTGGAGGTCGCGCGCATCCGCGCCCACTTCGACAGCGTGCTGACGGAGCTTCCGGCGCGCGACCTGTCGGCGCTCACGCCCGCGCAGCGCGGCCGGCGAGCGGCGGCGCTGGCGACGCTGCGCGCGTACCGCGACCGCGGCGAGTTCCCGCACAACTACGACTTCCCGGGCCAGGCCGTCCCGTACTTCGTGGACCGCGGCACGGGCACGCTGTGCGCGGTCGCGCACCTGCTGGCCGCGAGCGGACGGCGCGACATCGTGGACCGCGTCGCGCGCACCGACAACAACGTGTGGATCGCGGCGCTGGCCGGCGACACCGCGTTCACCGCGTGGCTCGACGCGAACGGGCTCACGCTGGCCGAGGCGGCGCGCATCCAGGTGCCGTACGTCGAGGGGTGGGACGAGTCGCCGGCCGCGGTGGCGACGCGCCGCCCGGTGTACACGGCCGGCTCGGTGCTCGCCGTCGGCAGCGCGCTCGGGATGACGGTGTGGAACGCGCGCTCCAACGCCCGTGGCACGGGCCGCGTGCGCAGCGCGCTCGGCGCCGCCGCGGGTGCCGCCGCGCTCGGCATGGGCGCGGCGAGCCTCGGGATGCCCGACGTGCCGCCGGCGATGGGCGTCGCCAACGCGGCCGCCGGCGCGGCGAGCCTGTTCATCGCGACGCGCGGCATGGTGCGGCATCGCCACGACCTCGCGGACGCGCGGGCGCGCGAGGCGTCGCTGGCGCAGCGCACGGTCGTCACGCCGCTGCTGCCGGCGGGCCGCGACGCGGGCGCGGGCGTGTCGGTCGCGATCGCGTTCTGATCCGAGCGCCGGACCCGAACGGCGACAGCAGCAAGGATAAGATCGGACAAGATCCGATTCCGACGGATGGCTCCGCGTGACGCGACGTACCTCGCACCTGCACGGAGCCATCCGTCGTTATCAGACCTTCTCAG from Roseisolibacter agri includes:
- a CDS encoding response regulator gives rise to the protein MLAGTLLALVIDDEPQIRRVVGNALTAAPLVVPGAPEEDGLAVRVLESGTGRAGVDLVAAEAPGLVILDLGLPDMNGIDVCREIRRWSAVPIIVLSARHADTEKAALLDAGADDYMTKPFSTVELLARVRTQLRRARADHREEAAVVTFGDVAVDLQRRRVERGGALLHLTPTEWALLRTLVGHPRQTLTHRQLFHAVWGNAGGDAQQYLRVYVGHLRRKIEGDPVRPRFIQTEPGVGYRFEPDGTMPA
- a CDS encoding sensor histidine kinase, whose product is MSRTPAGGTLRQWLAWLAVLAALTVGMLSVRDRLDKAHVALGFLLVVLGASAAAGRALGLTVAAAAFVAFNLFFLPPYHTPVIADPLDWLVLLAFLVTSIVAAQLLYRANATADAALRRAAEVDRLATLGAETLSAPDADAALRAIVAVIRTTVGVDACEVFRRGQVDEGPTGGLVGWVVRHGRSAAELSDGTVRMAPGGGGPAATTAGVDYVVHGPESLPGWRGARPPDTGDVRALLLPLVVREQTVGVLRIASSAGVSLSAEAARLLVALAYYAALGVERVRLVETAERAEAERRVESLRSALLMAVSHDLRTPLTTIKGIAHEVATGASPARAAIIEAEADRLNALVGDLLDLSRIQAGAVSPNVAVNTADELVGAALQRAAGALGERAVVVDLPPDELLAGRFDFTQALRVLVNLLENAAKYAPADTPVTVRARRDGAWLVLAVLDEGPGVPESERERIFEPFYRPPGTPPDVRGTGLGLSIARGLAAAQQGTVRYEPRTGGGSAFVFALPATDAVLPEDDDSDDGEPASAG
- a CDS encoding helicase HerA-like domain-containing protein encodes the protein MDQKVVEAARAAFRAGGNGIVLGACVHGGEAHPEPLITVPLAMMNRHGLIAGATGTGKTKTLQLIAEQLSAAGVPVFLADVKGDMSGVAAPGETGPRVTQRASETGYQWHPTAFPVEFLSLTGAHGAQLRATVSSFGPLLLAKVLGLNETQTSVLALVFKYCDDKGLLLLDLSDLRAVLQHLAGDGASELAEYGGMSKQTVGVLLREMVELEQQGAGKFFGEPEFDLNDLLQVERDGRGLISVLELKDTQDKPALFSTFMMWMLARLYNNLPEAGDLEKPKLVFFFDEAHLLFEGASKDFEEQIERVVRLVRSKGVGVFFITQSPKDIPADILGQLGNRVQHALRAFTPDDEKALRAAARTFPKTTFYDVEETLTTLGIGEALVTVLSPTGAPTPPFVSRMVPPASRMGPLTDAELQQRLANSAQVKEYATAVDRESAREMLTERAAAKAAATAEAERAEMEDAEVAAPARVQERAPASRSRAAKEPPSTFEQILKSPVTRTVAGAITRGLMGALLGGTTRRRRR
- the nhaA gene encoding Na+/H+ antiporter NhaA, encoding MPALAPDLPPPLVERVLAPFRQFARLQSASGVVLLAAAVVAIAWANSPWAAAYHHLWETPLALTIGATEWRATLHYLVNDGLMAVFFFVVGLEIKREVLAGELSSARGAALPLVAALGGMVVPAAIYALLNAGGPGAPGWGIPMATDIAFALGVLALLGDRVPVGLKVFLAALAIADDIGAVLVIAIFYSGSVNVGALGMSAVLLLLAAGANRAGVRRPWAYGAIGLALWAAVLVSGVHATVAGVLLAFTIPVRTRIHEWQFLAGARRALEEFDAAAHVTESDPGVTVLSNSEHHRTVEELETLCEQVQPPLIRLEHALHGIVSFGIMPLFALANAGVTLDLGALRAGAATAVTMGAALGLLVGKPVGIFLFSWLAVRLGVGALPRGATWRALAGIGILGGIGFTMALFVAGLAFPPGTADGQLLLDAAKIGVLAASTVTGVVGWLYLRAATARQPADAGSPSSLSSSSGSTASVAGSANTNAEPPPVRGS
- a CDS encoding DUF1206 domain-containing protein — protein: MGYVARGVVYLLVGGTGLFVAVGLAERARGSSDAIRLLTQLPMGRVLIAALTVGLVGYSTLSFVAAVRAPEGTTGARGAIVRAADAIAGLVYAGLSALAVRLLADPTADTGSASEQWAARLLALSGGRTLMAVAGLVVACAGGYLAYKSIALPVTAQLERRKVSPAVVRAVVWLARMGLAARAVLFTLCGALLMRAAATGEPRRVGGLGDALDTLADAPAGPVVVGLVALGCVAYGVYQLAKARWRRVRLGAPTEAADQVAVTAGATHG